In Paraburkholderia caribensis, a single window of DNA contains:
- the putA gene encoding trifunctional transcriptional regulator/proline dehydrogenase/L-glutamate gamma-semialdehyde dehydrogenase gives MASTTLGVKVDDLLRTRLKDAATRLERTPHWLIKQAIFAYLEKIEHGQLPAELSGHHHATELADGAADSDESDGLHPFLEFAQSVQPQSVLRAAITAAYRRPEPECVPFLLGQARLPANIATDVQTLAGKLVETLRGKSKGGGVEGLIHEFSLSSQEGVALMCLAEALLRIPDRATRDALIRDKISKGDWRSHVGHAPSLFVNAATWGLMITGKLVTTNSETGLSSALTRMIGKGGEPLIRKGVDMAMRLMGEQFVTGENISEALANSRKFEARGFRYSYDMLGEAATTEADAQRYYASYEQAIHAIGKAAGGRGIYEGPGISIKLSALHPRYSRSQHERTMTELLPRVRSLAILARRYDIGLNIDAEEADRLEISLDLLEALCFDPELQGWNGIGFVVQAYQKRCPFVIDYIVDLARRSRHRIMVRLVKGAYWDTEIKRAQVDGLEGYPVYTRKIYTDVSYLACAKKLLGAPDAVYPQFATHNAHTLSAIYHLAGQNYYPGQYEFQCLHGMGEPLYEEVTGRDKLNRPCRVYAPVGTHETLLAYLVRRLLENGANTSFVNRIADESVAIKDLVADPVEEASKVVPLGAPHAKIPLPRNLFGAERTNSMGLDLSNEHRLASLSSALLASANHPWRAAPMLEDNEIAVGNARDVRNPSDHRDLVGTVVEATPEHVSAALSHAVAAAPIWQATPVEARADCLARAADLLEAQMHTLMGLVVREAGKSLPNAVAEIREAIDFLRYYSTQIRDEFSNDTHRPLGPVVCISPWNFPLAIFMGQVAAALAAGNTVLAKPAEQTPLIAAQAVRILREAGVPAGAVQLLPGDGETVGAALVADARTRAVMFTGSTEVARLINKTLSNRLDPEGKPIPLIAETGGQNAMIVDSSALAEQVVADVLQSSFDSAGQRCSALRVLCLQDDVADRTLEMLTGAMKELAVGNPDRLSADVGPVIDADAKRSIDAHIASMREKGRKVTQLPMPDGCNAGTFVPPTLIELDSIDELKREVFGPVLHVVRYRRSALDKLLEQIRATGYGLTLGIHTRIDETIAHVISRAHVGNIYVNRNVIGAVVGVQPFGGEGLSGTGPKAGGALYLQRLLATRPAGLPKSLAQTLMVDGSQRASNGAQNGAQNGNAASDNPAAALASLRDWLIAERQPVLAARCDGYLANIPAGATAVLPGPTGERNTYTLGARGTVLCVASTASGARVQFAAALATGNKALFEGAAGEQLYAALPAQLKQYASVKKNAEASFDAVLFEGDSDELLTLVKDIAKRAGPIVSVQGVAARALESGDEDYALERLLTERSVSVNTAAAGGNANLMTIG, from the coding sequence ATGGCGAGCACCACCCTTGGCGTCAAAGTCGACGACCTGTTGCGTACCCGGCTGAAAGATGCCGCCACGCGTCTCGAACGCACACCGCACTGGCTGATCAAGCAGGCGATCTTCGCGTACCTGGAGAAGATCGAACACGGTCAGCTTCCCGCCGAACTGTCGGGCCACCATCACGCAACCGAACTGGCCGACGGTGCCGCCGATTCCGACGAAAGCGACGGGTTGCATCCGTTCCTCGAATTCGCGCAGAGCGTGCAGCCGCAGTCCGTGCTGCGCGCGGCGATCACGGCCGCGTATCGCCGTCCCGAGCCGGAGTGCGTGCCGTTCCTGCTCGGCCAGGCGCGCCTGCCCGCGAATATCGCGACTGACGTCCAAACGCTGGCGGGCAAGCTGGTCGAAACGCTGCGTGGCAAGAGCAAGGGCGGCGGCGTCGAAGGATTGATCCACGAGTTTTCGCTGTCGAGCCAGGAAGGCGTCGCGCTGATGTGTCTCGCGGAAGCGCTGCTGCGCATTCCCGATCGCGCGACCCGCGACGCGCTGATCCGCGACAAGATCAGCAAGGGCGACTGGCGCTCGCACGTCGGCCATGCGCCGTCGCTGTTCGTGAACGCGGCGACGTGGGGCCTGATGATCACCGGCAAGCTGGTGACGACCAATAGCGAAACGGGTCTGTCGTCGGCGCTCACGCGCATGATCGGCAAGGGCGGTGAGCCGCTGATCCGCAAGGGCGTCGATATGGCGATGCGCCTGATGGGCGAGCAGTTCGTCACGGGCGAAAACATTTCGGAAGCGCTGGCGAACAGCCGCAAGTTCGAAGCGCGCGGTTTCCGCTACTCGTACGACATGCTCGGCGAAGCCGCGACGACGGAAGCCGACGCGCAGCGCTACTACGCCTCGTACGAACAGGCGATCCACGCGATCGGCAAGGCGGCAGGCGGCCGCGGTATCTACGAAGGCCCGGGCATCTCGATCAAGCTGTCGGCGCTGCATCCGCGCTATTCGCGTTCGCAGCACGAGCGCACGATGACTGAGTTGCTGCCGCGCGTGCGCTCGCTCGCCATTCTCGCGCGCCGCTACGACATCGGACTGAATATCGATGCCGAAGAAGCGGATCGCCTCGAAATCTCGCTCGATCTGCTCGAAGCGTTGTGCTTCGATCCCGAACTGCAAGGCTGGAACGGTATCGGCTTCGTCGTGCAGGCATATCAGAAGCGTTGCCCGTTCGTGATCGACTACATCGTCGACCTCGCGCGCCGCAGCCGTCACCGCATCATGGTGCGCCTCGTGAAGGGCGCGTACTGGGATACGGAAATCAAGCGCGCGCAGGTGGATGGCCTCGAAGGCTATCCGGTGTACACGCGCAAGATCTATACGGACGTGTCTTACCTCGCGTGCGCGAAGAAACTGCTCGGCGCGCCGGATGCCGTCTATCCGCAGTTCGCGACGCACAACGCGCATACGCTGTCCGCGATCTATCACCTCGCGGGCCAGAACTACTATCCTGGCCAGTACGAGTTCCAGTGCCTGCACGGCATGGGCGAGCCGCTGTACGAAGAAGTCACGGGCCGCGACAAGCTGAACCGTCCGTGCCGCGTGTATGCGCCCGTGGGCACACACGAAACGCTGCTCGCGTATCTCGTGCGCCGCTTGCTGGAAAACGGCGCGAATACGTCGTTCGTGAACCGTATCGCCGATGAAAGCGTGGCCATCAAGGACCTCGTTGCCGATCCGGTGGAAGAAGCCTCGAAGGTCGTGCCGCTCGGCGCGCCGCACGCGAAAATTCCGCTGCCGCGCAATCTGTTTGGTGCGGAGCGTACCAATTCGATGGGCCTCGATCTGTCGAACGAGCATCGTCTCGCGTCGCTGTCGTCGGCACTGCTGGCGAGCGCGAATCATCCGTGGCGTGCGGCGCCGATGCTCGAAGACAACGAGATCGCCGTCGGCAATGCGCGCGATGTGCGCAATCCGTCGGATCATCGCGACCTCGTCGGCACCGTTGTCGAAGCGACCCCGGAACATGTGAGCGCTGCGCTCTCGCACGCGGTCGCCGCCGCGCCGATCTGGCAGGCGACGCCCGTCGAAGCGCGCGCCGATTGCCTCGCGCGTGCCGCCGATCTGCTCGAAGCGCAGATGCATACGCTGATGGGCCTCGTGGTGCGCGAAGCGGGCAAGTCGCTGCCGAACGCTGTTGCCGAAATCCGCGAAGCCATCGACTTCCTGCGTTATTACTCGACGCAGATCCGCGACGAGTTCTCCAACGACACGCATCGTCCGCTGGGTCCCGTGGTGTGTATCAGCCCGTGGAATTTCCCGTTGGCGATTTTCATGGGCCAGGTGGCCGCTGCGCTCGCCGCAGGCAATACCGTGCTTGCGAAGCCCGCTGAACAGACGCCGCTGATCGCCGCGCAAGCCGTGCGCATTCTGCGCGAAGCGGGCGTGCCGGCAGGCGCGGTGCAACTGCTGCCGGGCGACGGCGAAACGGTCGGCGCCGCTCTGGTCGCCGATGCGCGCACGCGCGCCGTGATGTTCACCGGCTCGACGGAAGTCGCGCGCCTGATCAACAAGACGCTGTCGAACCGTCTCGACCCCGAAGGCAAGCCGATTCCGCTGATCGCCGAAACGGGCGGGCAGAACGCGATGATCGTCGATTCGTCGGCGCTGGCGGAACAGGTCGTGGCGGACGTGCTGCAGTCGTCGTTCGATTCGGCTGGTCAACGTTGTTCGGCGCTGCGCGTTCTCTGTCTGCAGGACGACGTGGCGGACCGCACGCTCGAAATGCTGACGGGCGCGATGAAGGAACTGGCGGTCGGCAACCCGGACCGGCTGTCGGCTGACGTCGGTCCTGTGATCGACGCGGACGCAAAGCGCAGTATCGACGCGCACATCGCATCGATGCGCGAAAAGGGCCGCAAGGTCACGCAATTGCCGATGCCGGATGGTTGCAACGCTGGCACCTTCGTTCCGCCGACGCTGATCGAACTCGACAGCATCGACGAACTGAAGCGCGAAGTATTCGGCCCGGTGCTGCACGTGGTGCGTTATCGCCGCAGCGCGCTGGACAAACTGCTCGAGCAGATCCGCGCGACCGGTTATGGGCTGACGCTCGGCATCCATACGCGTATCGATGAAACCATCGCGCATGTGATCAGCCGCGCGCACGTCGGCAACATCTACGTGAATCGTAACGTGATCGGCGCCGTGGTCGGCGTGCAGCCGTTCGGCGGCGAAGGGTTGTCGGGTACGGGTCCGAAGGCGGGCGGCGCGCTGTATCTGCAGCGTCTGCTTGCGACGCGACCCGCTGGCCTGCCGAAGTCGCTCGCGCAGACGCTGATGGTTGACGGTTCGCAACGCGCATCGAATGGTGCTCAAAACGGCGCACAGAATGGCAACGCGGCGAGCGATAATCCTGCCGCGGCGCTGGCGTCGCTGCGCGACTGGCTGATCGCGGAACGCCAGCCGGTGCTGGCTGCGCGTTGCGACGGCTATCTGGCGAACATTCCGGCGGGCGCGACGGCTGTGCTGCCCGGTCCGACGGGCGAGCGCAACACGTACACGCTCGGCGCGCGCGGCACGGTGCTGTGCGTTGCGTCGACGGCAAGCGGCGCGCGCGTGCAGTTCGCGGCGGCGCTGGCGACGGGCAACAAGGCGCTGTTCGAAGGTGCTGCGGGCGAGCAGCTGTATGCTGCGCTGCCGGCGCAGCTGAAGCAGTACGCGAGCGTGAAGAAGAATGCGGAAGCATCGTTCGATGCCGTGCTCTTCGAAGGAGACAGCGACGAGCTGCTGACGCTCGTGAAGGACATCGCCAAGCGCGCGGGTCCGATCGTGTCGGTCCAGGGCGTCGCGGCGCGGGCGCTGGAAAGCGGCGATGAGGATTACGCACTCGAACGTCTGTTGACGGAGCGTTCGGTGAGCGTGAATACGGCAGCAGCAGGCGGTAATGCGAATTTGATGACGATCGGCTGA